One stretch of Roseibium sp. HPY-6 DNA includes these proteins:
- a CDS encoding dimethylsulfonioproprionate lyase family protein, with translation MLDNQKDDETVSSPQFLSDYPDWGYLLRELYEAYRFLSSGGSDKIRAHQRAVREAIGRVNKSKAVIDFGVPAQKPVTAHLKRALDEGRLERTAPLIRAIESVQTQLTWQYGYEKVPRGLGKSYAYAEFCGPNGPVLTTEVILGLVLFAPGCIYPSHAHSGISESYICLSGAVSENHQGVYAPGSMIFNPPEHTHRITVSKLEPALLAYAWTGPQDKLASQKMVFSRKRS, from the coding sequence GTGTTGGACAACCAAAAGGACGATGAGACCGTTTCTTCACCGCAATTCCTGTCCGACTATCCGGACTGGGGCTATTTGCTGAGGGAGTTGTACGAAGCCTACCGTTTCCTGTCTTCGGGCGGCAGCGACAAGATACGCGCGCACCAGCGTGCGGTCAGGGAAGCGATCGGCCGCGTCAACAAATCCAAAGCGGTTATCGATTTTGGTGTTCCCGCCCAAAAACCGGTCACGGCGCACTTGAAACGGGCATTGGATGAAGGCCGCCTGGAACGAACGGCCCCTCTCATACGTGCCATCGAAAGCGTGCAAACTCAGCTGACCTGGCAATACGGTTATGAGAAAGTGCCAAGAGGCCTTGGCAAAAGCTATGCCTATGCAGAATTCTGCGGCCCGAATGGGCCGGTGCTGACAACGGAAGTTATTTTGGGCCTGGTCCTGTTTGCCCCGGGCTGCATTTATCCGTCACATGCCCATAGCGGCATTTCGGAAAGCTACATCTGCCTGTCTGGGGCGGTCTCTGAAAATCACCAGGGCGTCTATGCACCTGGGTCGATGATTTTCAATCCGCCGGAACACACACACAGGATCACGGTGTCCAAACTGGAACCTGCGCTTCTCGCCTATGCCTGGACCGGTCCACAGGACAAGCTCGCAAGCCAGAAGATGGTGTTCAGCCGCAAACGCAGCTGA
- a CDS encoding transglutaminase-like domain-containing protein — protein sequence MHTDVSIRVEPHQDATRKLLVPVGLPTPHEMPVHFNVTGGAFALTGESTTGQLVAVVTPETGQPVEVSYSFLEGGPGYPDALFEPHRNKFTLAAEQLVFDAINIAETQPDGHAAIQALVNAAAEKFRYGHPERRFNDGCEEVPYLACGLTEGSCVDINTYLIASLRAAGYEAGYITGYFFPEEKNGCCEDAHCWVVTRHNGVVLEWDIAHHLKMGTRDVCCGLNPKPGDRVAVAHSMGLTFPEIGVCCEKLISEPAWISAEGRLEKSEVTIERQFRKSAAAA from the coding sequence ATGCACACAGATGTCTCAATAAGGGTCGAACCCCATCAGGACGCGACGCGAAAACTGCTTGTTCCTGTCGGGCTGCCAACGCCGCATGAAATGCCGGTTCATTTCAACGTCACCGGCGGCGCTTTTGCCCTCACCGGTGAAAGCACAACCGGTCAGCTCGTTGCCGTGGTAACACCGGAAACTGGACAACCGGTCGAGGTATCTTACTCCTTCCTGGAAGGCGGGCCGGGTTACCCGGACGCTCTTTTCGAGCCGCACAGGAACAAGTTTACACTGGCAGCTGAGCAGCTTGTCTTCGACGCGATCAACATTGCCGAAACACAGCCGGACGGTCATGCGGCAATCCAGGCGCTGGTCAATGCCGCCGCTGAAAAATTCCGGTATGGCCATCCTGAACGACGCTTCAACGATGGCTGCGAAGAAGTCCCTTACCTTGCATGCGGGCTGACAGAAGGCTCGTGCGTCGACATCAATACCTATCTGATCGCGTCACTGCGCGCGGCCGGATATGAGGCAGGTTACATTACCGGATACTTCTTCCCTGAAGAAAAGAACGGGTGCTGCGAAGATGCCCATTGCTGGGTGGTCACACGCCATAATGGCGTTGTTCTGGAATGGGATATCGCCCATCATCTGAAAATGGGCACACGGGACGTTTGCTGCGGCCTCAATCCAAAACCTGGTGACCGTGTTGCGGTTGCCCATTCCATGGGGCTCACCTTTCCCGAAATTGGTGTGTGCTGCGAGAAACTGATCAGCGAACCTGCCTGGATCTCCGCCGAGGGGCGATTGGAGAAATCGGAGGTCACGATCGAGCGCCAGTTTCGTAAGTCCGCTGCGGCTGCCTGA
- a CDS encoding permease, with protein sequence MSDTIERIELEQDGGAASCCAPKTACCDAPDPRWTWRAFPGKDYILSTWAIVLGGPLIVLLFDQVQFVPFVSFAVKAFLGTLPYIAFAVALIAWLKAAGAEAYVGRAFEGRETQAIFLAALFGGLAPFCSCEVIPFIAGLLAVGAPLSAIMAFWLSSPLIDPPTLLITAGALGWSFAIGKAVFAVALGLFGGFLVSLLRKTGTFSNPVKIGSSASGCGCGASPQTGRPVWKFWSEAERKEKFRAELKANAFFLVKWLALAYVLEAALVTYVPASLIAGVVGGEGIGSITISALVGMPAYLNSYVAPPLLAGLMDQGMSAGAAMAFMIAGAVSSIPAMAAVWSLVKPQVFATYLGLGFVGAVLSGLIFQIVI encoded by the coding sequence ATGTCAGACACGATTGAACGCATTGAACTTGAACAGGACGGAGGTGCTGCGAGCTGCTGCGCACCAAAAACCGCATGCTGCGACGCACCGGACCCCAGGTGGACCTGGAGGGCCTTCCCGGGCAAAGACTACATCTTGTCAACCTGGGCCATCGTCCTTGGTGGACCCCTGATTGTGCTCCTGTTCGATCAGGTCCAATTCGTTCCTTTTGTAAGCTTTGCGGTCAAGGCTTTCCTGGGCACCTTGCCTTACATCGCCTTCGCCGTTGCCCTGATTGCCTGGCTTAAGGCGGCGGGTGCGGAGGCCTATGTCGGGCGCGCGTTCGAAGGACGCGAAACACAGGCCATCTTCCTGGCGGCGCTGTTCGGTGGTCTGGCACCTTTTTGCTCCTGCGAGGTCATCCCGTTCATTGCCGGGCTGCTGGCCGTTGGCGCACCGCTTTCGGCAATCATGGCTTTCTGGCTGTCGTCCCCACTGATTGATCCGCCGACACTGCTCATAACCGCCGGTGCCTTGGGGTGGTCTTTTGCGATCGGTAAGGCCGTGTTTGCCGTCGCGTTGGGTCTGTTTGGCGGCTTCCTTGTCTCCCTGCTGCGCAAAACCGGCACATTTTCCAATCCTGTCAAGATCGGGTCGTCGGCCAGTGGATGCGGTTGCGGTGCTTCCCCACAAACGGGCCGGCCTGTCTGGAAATTCTGGAGCGAGGCAGAGCGCAAAGAGAAGTTCCGCGCAGAGCTAAAGGCAAATGCGTTCTTCCTGGTGAAGTGGCTTGCTCTGGCTTATGTGCTGGAAGCGGCGCTTGTGACTTATGTGCCGGCCAGCCTCATCGCCGGTGTTGTCGGCGGTGAGGGAATCGGGTCAATCACGATCTCCGCACTTGTCGGCATGCCGGCCTATCTCAACAGCTACGTCGCGCCGCCGCTCCTGGCAGGCCTGATGGACCAGGGCATGAGTGCCGGTGCTGCCATGGCCTTCATGATTGCCGGCGCAGTGAGCTCCATACCAGCTATGGCAGCAGTCTGGTCGCTGGTAAAACCTCAGGTTTTCGCAACCTATCTCGGCCTTGGTTTCGTGGGCGCGGTACTCTCCGGCCTCATCTTTCAGATTGTCATTTAA
- a CDS encoding metalloregulator ArsR/SmtB family transcription factor — translation MVLEEAAQGFAALGSEARLQVVLTLVKAGHKGLTVGDIQSRTGMAASTLAHHLKFLSSAGLVIQEKDGRSVINRAAFDHLEGLAGYILKECCVDEGGC, via the coding sequence ATGGTTCTGGAAGAAGCTGCTCAAGGGTTTGCCGCGCTGGGTTCCGAGGCCCGGTTGCAAGTTGTGCTCACATTGGTGAAAGCCGGACATAAGGGTCTGACGGTTGGAGACATCCAATCCCGCACCGGCATGGCTGCGTCGACACTCGCACATCACTTGAAGTTTCTGTCTTCCGCCGGCCTTGTCATTCAGGAAAAGGACGGGCGCTCGGTGATCAACCGTGCCGCGTTCGATCACCTGGAAGGCCTGGCCGGATACATCCTCAAGGAATGCTGTGTGGACGAGGGCGGCTGCTAG
- a CDS encoding SDR family NAD(P)-dependent oxidoreductase, with protein sequence MSMTILVTGSTDGIGLETAKALREKGHTVLLHGRNLQKLEAAKADLLKIPSSADVEAFQSDFSKLAEVTRMAAEIRKRHERIDVLINNAGIFRTPVELTDDGLDIRFVVNLLAPYLLTRELLPLMDGSSRVVNLSSAAQAPVSLDALEGQVRLSPMDAYAQSKLALTMWTRFLAGVLGAEGPVVVAVNPGSLLASKMVKEGFGVSGKDLGIGVDILLRAALSDMFANATGKYFDNDGGRFSDPHPDGLSDTKTAKLMKAVEGLVSKAG encoded by the coding sequence ATGAGCATGACCATTTTGGTGACAGGATCGACAGACGGAATCGGTCTTGAAACAGCGAAAGCCTTGCGGGAAAAGGGACACACCGTGCTGCTACACGGGCGGAACCTGCAAAAGCTCGAAGCCGCAAAAGCCGACCTTCTGAAGATCCCGTCAAGCGCAGACGTTGAGGCATTCCAATCCGACTTTTCAAAGCTCGCCGAAGTTACCCGCATGGCGGCGGAGATCCGGAAACGTCATGAAAGGATCGACGTCCTGATCAACAATGCCGGCATCTTTCGCACACCGGTCGAGCTTACGGACGACGGACTGGACATTCGCTTCGTTGTCAATCTTCTGGCGCCCTATCTGCTGACACGGGAATTGTTGCCGCTCATGGACGGTAGCAGCCGTGTGGTCAATCTGTCGTCAGCCGCCCAAGCCCCGGTCAGCCTGGATGCACTTGAGGGACAGGTGCGTCTTTCGCCGATGGATGCTTATGCTCAAAGCAAGTTGGCGCTGACCATGTGGACGCGTTTCCTGGCCGGTGTCCTGGGCGCGGAAGGACCTGTCGTCGTCGCGGTCAATCCGGGGTCCTTGCTGGCAAGCAAGATGGTAAAGGAGGGGTTTGGTGTTTCGGGAAAAGATCTGGGTATCGGCGTCGATATTCTCCTGCGTGCAGCTCTTTCGGATATGTTCGCGAATGCAACCGGCAAGTATTTCGACAATGATGGCGGGAGATTTTCAGACCCGCACCCGGACGGATTGAGTGACACCAAAACTGCGAAGCTGATGAAAGCGGTCGAGGGACTGGTTTCAAAAGCCGGTTGA
- a CDS encoding DUF1330 domain-containing protein produces the protein MTYYSVLAVTPTSEDWIPDYIGPANKLVAQYGGKYLARTASHEQVEGDKDDAALRIVIAWPSREAAMNFMNDAEYAPHLKARTAGSNSFHFLIEGKDDLA, from the coding sequence ATGACCTACTATTCCGTACTCGCCGTAACGCCGACCTCTGAGGACTGGATTCCGGACTACATAGGCCCGGCAAACAAACTGGTGGCACAATACGGCGGCAAGTATCTGGCGCGGACCGCTTCTCATGAGCAGGTCGAAGGCGATAAGGACGATGCGGCTCTGCGTATCGTGATTGCGTGGCCGTCGAGGGAAGCTGCCATGAATTTCATGAACGACGCGGAATACGCACCGCATCTGAAAGCCCGTACCGCCGGGTCGAACAGCTTTCATTTCCTGATCGAAGGCAAGGATGACCTCGCCTGA
- a CDS encoding DUF6428 family protein translates to MTPTELLQALQAMPGDLPLVFQTEGGDIGDGYHVTEFKLANINGIDCGARQSSWTEATLQLLDGQGGGHMKVGKFTAILRQSVEKVQGLGDSLLHVEFAHENKGMRIYDVSEPVLRGDMVGVGLNEIRAYCKPAQEHIAKSGTAGCCGSSASPSCCA, encoded by the coding sequence ATGACGCCAACTGAACTGCTCCAAGCATTGCAGGCCATGCCAGGCGACCTCCCGCTCGTGTTTCAGACAGAGGGAGGCGACATCGGAGACGGCTACCATGTGACGGAGTTCAAGCTTGCGAACATAAACGGAATTGATTGCGGTGCCCGGCAGTCTTCCTGGACGGAAGCGACGTTGCAACTGCTTGACGGGCAGGGCGGGGGACATATGAAAGTCGGGAAATTCACCGCCATCCTAAGGCAAAGCGTTGAGAAGGTGCAGGGTCTTGGCGACAGTCTTCTGCATGTGGAATTCGCACATGAAAACAAGGGTATGAGGATCTATGATGTGTCAGAGCCGGTCTTGCGCGGTGATATGGTCGGCGTCGGATTGAATGAAATTCGCGCCTATTGCAAACCGGCACAGGAACACATTGCAAAATCCGGAACAGCCGGATGCTGCGGATCGTCAGCGTCTCCATCGTGTTGCGCCTGA
- a CDS encoding metalloregulator ArsR/SmtB family transcription factor, whose product MNEAMALAAFASISSKTRLRIFKCLVEAGSDGLAAGAIATAVGATPSRTSFHLANMSEAGLVSSSRQARQITYRLDFKSVGALMRYMLEDCCKNNETVRACCVAKDRC is encoded by the coding sequence ATGAATGAAGCCATGGCCCTCGCAGCCTTTGCGTCGATCTCCAGCAAAACGCGATTGCGTATTTTCAAATGTCTCGTTGAGGCAGGCAGCGACGGGCTCGCCGCGGGAGCAATTGCGACTGCCGTTGGCGCAACACCCTCAAGGACTTCATTTCACCTTGCGAACATGTCCGAAGCCGGGTTGGTCTCGTCCAGCCGGCAAGCCCGCCAGATCACATACCGGCTTGATTTCAAGTCGGTCGGCGCGCTGATGCGCTACATGTTGGAAGATTGCTGCAAGAACAATGAAACCGTGCGGGCGTGCTGCGTTGCTAAAGACAGGTGCTAG